One part of the Paraglaciecola sp. L3A3 genome encodes these proteins:
- a CDS encoding alpha-amylase family protein, whose translation MFAKNLITTALLAVFAAGCAPTSKTTSMVSPQNESTNSIPLSERGFIVDSPLEQTAVAKLAKLESLMLQAKNKSLDVTREETTVWFAYEFLKYAEWDEANKAETQKFFANYQPFKDKQEQYATGLPDFERQKVIEILDHSISTLTKVMKGEINRRAVAKVDWNNVDVADDMFVNSDGKPVFLYDYFSKSMGNPTSDTRLYNDHLGNVDHLPSINPYLINQDGTINKYQLKALSSYPDTSIGFALFWNSNLPDWIKTQEPEVEKGRSLFTGFDIDNPLMKDAWGNIIREVTEHSKGKNTIKLGYILSNEPHWFSEKGHWTQNFHEMTSISSYTQAKFRDWLNIQYQSDIKALNTNWHTQFSNFNEVTIEIPIAPALQGTPIWYDWCRFNMARSLEWFTFLQNEIHEVDPEADTHIKIMPDLFTENYRSHGIDLEALTELTTMIGDDAKTRGRDLRHKTPEEWEAHYAYFWEELAVSYDFMESVSPNKIHVNSETHFLSTSWWRDLDLSPAYVRNSFWLATLMGMDAGLTWFWARDPDGSPEDRLEGKLKFFDPAMAGSYAASTGMQPQVANELTQVMMDLNSYSEEIMALRKQKRPVRLFHSETSAINKNNHMSEQFELYESLFFEGFPLGYATQKIINQQDNNLWDVVVVYKTEFVTDAEFNALQSYLNNGGTVVIDSPLSLSKNEYGVPRQQQLISAKGKLITMANVDIVSLKQQVLDIVRPKQADVLLTERNGSNHKGCTWRVVKQANGRYLMTIINIGKNTAQLSTSMKNGQKALATNMLTGEALANTFELASNGVLLLDIAAE comes from the coding sequence ATGTTTGCTAAGAATTTAATTACAACGGCTTTGCTTGCTGTTTTTGCGGCTGGGTGTGCTCCAACATCAAAAACAACTTCAATGGTTAGCCCGCAAAATGAATCGACAAATAGCATTCCTCTTAGTGAACGTGGTTTTATTGTTGATTCTCCTTTAGAGCAAACGGCTGTAGCCAAACTGGCTAAGCTTGAAAGCTTGATGTTGCAAGCAAAAAATAAATCGTTAGATGTTACCCGTGAAGAAACCACAGTGTGGTTTGCTTATGAATTTTTAAAATACGCAGAATGGGATGAAGCAAATAAAGCGGAAACACAAAAGTTCTTTGCTAACTACCAGCCCTTTAAAGATAAACAAGAGCAATACGCAACAGGTTTACCAGATTTTGAAAGACAAAAGGTTATTGAAATACTCGATCATTCTATCAGCACATTAACGAAAGTGATGAAGGGCGAAATTAACCGTAGAGCCGTAGCCAAAGTTGATTGGAATAATGTTGATGTAGCTGATGACATGTTTGTTAATAGTGATGGCAAGCCAGTATTTTTATATGATTACTTTTCTAAATCAATGGGCAATCCAACTTCTGACACACGCCTTTATAATGATCATTTAGGTAATGTTGATCACCTGCCCAGTATCAATCCTTATTTGATCAATCAAGACGGGACTATAAACAAATACCAATTAAAAGCGTTAAGTTCATATCCAGATACCAGTATTGGTTTCGCGTTATTTTGGAATAGTAACCTGCCTGATTGGATCAAAACACAAGAGCCAGAGGTTGAAAAAGGGCGTTCTCTATTTACCGGTTTTGATATCGACAACCCCTTGATGAAAGACGCATGGGGCAACATAATTCGAGAGGTGACCGAGCATAGCAAAGGTAAAAACACCATAAAGCTGGGTTATATTTTATCGAACGAACCCCATTGGTTTTCTGAAAAAGGACACTGGACTCAGAATTTTCATGAAATGACTTCAATATCATCTTATACCCAAGCCAAGTTTCGTGATTGGCTCAATATTCAATATCAAAGTGACATAAAAGCATTAAATACAAATTGGCACACTCAATTTAGCAACTTTAATGAGGTGACTATTGAAATTCCTATTGCTCCTGCGCTACAAGGCACACCTATATGGTACGACTGGTGCCGCTTTAACATGGCCCGAAGTCTTGAATGGTTTACTTTTTTGCAAAATGAAATTCATGAGGTGGATCCTGAAGCTGATACCCATATAAAAATTATGCCTGATTTATTCACCGAAAATTATCGCTCTCATGGTATTGATTTAGAAGCATTAACCGAACTCACCACTATGATAGGTGACGATGCCAAAACAAGAGGTCGAGATTTACGCCATAAAACCCCAGAAGAATGGGAAGCGCACTACGCTTATTTTTGGGAAGAACTGGCGGTTTCTTATGATTTTATGGAATCAGTTTCACCCAATAAAATTCATGTGAATTCTGAAACACACTTTTTGTCTACCTCATGGTGGCGTGACCTTGACCTGTCGCCCGCGTATGTCAGAAACAGTTTTTGGTTAGCTACTTTAATGGGCATGGATGCTGGACTAACCTGGTTTTGGGCGCGAGATCCTGATGGTTCACCTGAAGATCGACTTGAAGGAAAATTAAAGTTTTTTGACCCTGCAATGGCTGGCTCTTATGCGGCATCTACGGGTATGCAACCACAAGTGGCCAATGAACTGACGCAAGTGATGATGGATTTAAATAGCTACTCAGAAGAAATTATGGCGCTGCGTAAGCAAAAACGCCCAGTACGCTTATTTCATTCTGAAACATCAGCTATCAATAAAAATAACCATATGAGTGAACAGTTTGAGCTCTACGAGTCATTATTTTTCGAAGGTTTCCCTTTAGGTTATGCCACCCAAAAAATTATTAATCAACAGGATAATAACTTATGGGATGTGGTGGTTGTTTATAAAACAGAATTTGTCACTGACGCTGAATTTAATGCACTACAAAGCTACTTAAATAATGGTGGAACTGTGGTCATCGATAGCCCGCTTAGCCTATCTAAAAATGAATATGGGGTACCACGTCAGCAACAACTGATTAGCGCTAAGGGCAAGTTGATAACAATGGCAAACGTTGACATTGTTAGCTTAAAGCAACAAGTACTTGATATTGTTAGGCCAAAACAAGCTGATGTGTTACTAACTGAGCGCAATGGTTCAAACCATAAAGGATGCACTTGGCGAGTTGTTAAACAAGCTAACGGACGATATTTAATGACCATAATTAACATTGGTAAAAATACAGCGCAACTTAGTACAAGTATGAAAAATGGCCAGAAAGCGTTAGCGACAAATATGTTAACCGGTGAAGCATTAGCCAATACCTTTGAACTAGCAAGCAATGGGGTATTACTACTTGATATAGCAGCCGAATAA
- a CDS encoding beta-galactosidase: protein MKLNIQFFVRCCLTFLLVTVNTFATAADKNHVADSLILFDFEKGFDLDSVYPNDANVSLINQYGSQQLLVETGMKSGAPGVTIKRPSGSWNLGSYYHVKMDITNAGEHTARIIFKVGDPEDGMEAWQMEIRFDLEPGQTKTVSDDIITTPWRFTKPLKLLAMRAAPGQEKSDLSAIDQVKVTINSPSNEHKLLIDNIRATNPVHWVEPEGFLPFIDRFGQYKHAQWPGKTLSVDDLRQQAIEEDRELLAKPGPSDFNQYGGWKNGPQLKATGYFRVEKHNGAWWFVDPLGRLFWSHGVGVVHAGTAVTGTTDRENYFEWLPEKSGPYGEFYGKAGRASHGYYKTLAERETYNFTASNLYQKYGENWKQEFDRVTHARIRSWGMNSLGVASDKQLTTQSITPYTETVWVRGTKKIEASKGYWGKFHDVFDPSFRRQLKKSLSNRQHTVDDPWLLGFFIENELSWGAEGSLAIATLASPADQPAKKEFLKDLKSKYKTIDKLNSVWGTTHKSWNALLETTGTPSEARAWDDIQAFYKKIVITYFSTVRSEMKKVAPNALYLGCRLAWANSDIVIRTAGKYTDVISMNKYQYNVTNVGLPEGVDKPILIGEFHFGSLDRGALHLGVVEAKSQSHRAQLYTEYVNSALLNPYIIGTHWFQYAEQPPTGRGDGENYNVGIVDLADKPFTELVEHIREAGYRMYNFRSSAAQNNKMVQPKKPVSPDIIQVDADAHTRSN, encoded by the coding sequence ATGAAGCTGAATATCCAATTTTTTGTAAGATGCTGCTTAACCTTCTTACTTGTTACTGTAAACACTTTTGCTACCGCTGCGGATAAAAATCACGTGGCAGATAGTTTAATCCTGTTTGATTTTGAGAAAGGTTTTGACCTAGACTCGGTCTATCCTAATGATGCAAATGTGAGTCTTATCAATCAGTATGGTTCACAACAACTACTTGTGGAAACGGGCATGAAATCTGGCGCTCCCGGTGTCACCATAAAACGTCCAAGTGGTAGTTGGAATTTAGGTTCTTATTATCACGTCAAAATGGATATCACTAATGCTGGTGAACATACCGCACGGATAATATTTAAAGTAGGCGATCCTGAAGATGGCATGGAAGCATGGCAAATGGAAATCCGCTTCGATCTAGAACCTGGACAAACCAAAACCGTTTCCGATGACATAATTACCACACCATGGCGCTTTACAAAGCCATTGAAGTTATTAGCTATGCGAGCCGCACCAGGCCAAGAAAAGTCTGATTTAAGCGCCATTGATCAGGTTAAAGTAACCATTAACTCCCCTAGCAACGAGCATAAGTTGTTAATTGATAATATTCGAGCAACCAATCCAGTACATTGGGTTGAGCCTGAAGGATTTCTACCCTTTATCGACCGCTTTGGCCAATACAAACATGCTCAGTGGCCAGGAAAAACACTTTCTGTGGATGATCTTCGTCAGCAAGCAATTGAAGAAGACCGTGAGTTATTAGCCAAACCCGGGCCTAGTGACTTTAACCAATACGGCGGCTGGAAAAACGGACCTCAACTGAAAGCGACAGGCTATTTTAGAGTTGAGAAACATAATGGAGCTTGGTGGTTTGTTGATCCACTAGGACGTTTATTTTGGTCTCATGGTGTGGGTGTTGTACACGCAGGAACGGCAGTAACAGGCACCACAGACAGAGAAAATTATTTCGAATGGTTACCAGAAAAAAGTGGTCCTTATGGTGAATTTTATGGAAAAGCAGGACGTGCGTCACACGGTTATTATAAAACTTTAGCAGAGCGAGAAACTTATAATTTTACCGCATCTAACCTATATCAAAAATATGGCGAAAACTGGAAACAAGAGTTTGATAGAGTGACCCACGCTAGGATCCGCAGTTGGGGCATGAACAGCCTAGGTGTAGCGTCAGATAAGCAACTTACCACGCAAAGCATTACCCCTTACACAGAAACAGTATGGGTTAGAGGCACCAAAAAAATTGAAGCATCGAAAGGATATTGGGGAAAGTTTCACGATGTGTTTGATCCAAGTTTTCGTCGCCAATTAAAAAAATCTCTTTCTAATCGCCAACACACTGTTGATGATCCTTGGCTATTAGGCTTTTTTATTGAGAATGAACTTTCCTGGGGGGCAGAAGGCTCTCTGGCCATAGCCACTCTGGCTAGTCCAGCGGATCAGCCGGCTAAAAAAGAATTTTTAAAAGATTTAAAAAGCAAATATAAAACAATCGATAAACTCAATAGTGTATGGGGCACAACTCATAAGTCTTGGAATGCCTTACTTGAAACAACTGGCACCCCCAGCGAAGCTAGAGCATGGGATGATATACAAGCATTTTATAAAAAAATAGTTATCACCTACTTCTCTACCGTTCGTAGCGAAATGAAAAAAGTGGCACCTAATGCCTTGTACCTAGGGTGTCGTCTAGCTTGGGCGAATAGTGATATAGTGATCCGCACCGCTGGCAAATACACGGACGTTATAAGTATGAATAAGTATCAATATAACGTCACTAATGTTGGCTTACCTGAAGGCGTAGATAAGCCTATTCTAATTGGTGAATTCCACTTTGGCTCACTAGATCGCGGCGCTTTACATCTTGGTGTAGTAGAAGCCAAAAGCCAATCACATCGTGCGCAGCTTTATACAGAATATGTAAACAGCGCACTGTTAAACCCTTACATTATAGGAACACATTGGTTCCAATATGCAGAACAACCACCAACAGGCCGCGGCGATGGTGAAAACTACAATGTAGGTATAGTCGATTTAGCTGACAAGCCCTTTACTGAATTGGTAGAACACATTAGAGAAGCGGGTTACCGTATGTACAATTTCCGTAGTTCTGCCGCCCAGAACAACAAAATGGTGCAGCCTAAAAAACCCGTTAGTCCAGACATAATACAGGTAGATGCAGACGCCCATACCCGTTCAAATTAA
- a CDS encoding M3 family metallopeptidase, which yields MRITLVAATIFSALAVSGCSSDESKLKTNPPTEKQAAMSDNILFSQSPLQYQAPQFDKLKITDYEPAFTQGMQDHSTEIEAIANNPQSPSFENTLVAMEKSGALLDRVSRAFFSLSSLISDEEYQRIEADMAPKLSAHSDNIYLNAKLFSRISTIHQQLANFSAEDQRLISYYYDQFVRAGARLSETEKNKMRDINSQLSTLSTEFSQNILQSFKNDVILVTDKSELAGLSESDIASLAAAAKDADKTGYMVTLVNTTRQPILSKLENRELREKIWKASANRAKDTNTPILAKLAQLRADKASLLGFKNWASYIASDQMALTPDAIYTMLDDLAPKALLKAKDEAADIQAQIKAQGHAFTMQPWDWAFYGEQVRQAKYDLDEDQIKPYFEYHTVLKDGLFFAMEKLYGITFKTRKDLPVYHPDVSTYEVFNEDGSSIGLFYLDPYAREGKRGGAWMSSYITQNHLQNNKPVIYNALNIPKPATGQPTLMTFDEVTTLFHEFGHAAHGLFSDVKYPSLAGTATARDFVEFPSQFNEDWAIEPSVIANYAKHYQTGEPIPKTLLTKTLNALKFNQGFDTTEYLASALLDMEWHSISPDTEIKDAGEFETNALAKHGLDYAAVPPRYKSAYFSHVFAGGYSASYYAYIWTEVYAADAFAYVQENGGLTRKNGEAYRKTVLSMGNSQDLMTSYINFRGQQPIVEPLLKRRGLLD from the coding sequence ATGCGTATTACCCTAGTTGCCGCTACTATTTTTTCGGCATTAGCAGTGTCCGGCTGTTCAAGTGATGAGTCAAAATTAAAGACCAATCCCCCAACTGAGAAGCAAGCTGCAATGAGTGACAACATTTTATTTAGTCAAAGTCCCTTACAATACCAAGCGCCACAATTTGATAAATTAAAAATTACGGATTATGAACCTGCTTTTACTCAAGGGATGCAAGATCACAGTACAGAAATCGAAGCTATAGCTAACAATCCTCAGTCCCCCAGTTTTGAAAATACCTTAGTGGCCATGGAAAAATCAGGAGCATTATTGGATCGCGTTTCTCGAGCATTTTTTAGTTTATCAAGCTTGATATCAGACGAAGAATATCAGCGTATTGAAGCAGATATGGCTCCCAAGTTATCTGCTCATAGCGATAATATTTATTTAAATGCTAAGCTATTTAGTCGTATTTCTACAATCCATCAGCAACTAGCGAATTTTAGTGCTGAAGATCAAAGGTTAATTAGTTATTACTACGATCAATTTGTCCGGGCGGGGGCTAGATTATCAGAGACAGAAAAAAACAAAATGCGGGATATCAATAGCCAGTTGTCTACCTTATCCACTGAATTTTCACAAAATATTCTCCAGTCATTTAAAAATGATGTGATCTTAGTCACTGACAAAAGTGAATTAGCAGGCTTGTCTGAGAGTGATATTGCTTCCCTTGCTGCAGCGGCTAAAGATGCAGATAAAACCGGTTATATGGTCACTTTAGTCAACACCACCCGCCAGCCCATTTTAAGCAAATTAGAAAACCGTGAATTGCGAGAAAAAATATGGAAAGCCTCGGCTAATCGAGCAAAAGATACGAACACGCCAATTCTAGCCAAGCTTGCTCAACTGAGAGCCGACAAAGCATCACTTTTAGGCTTTAAAAATTGGGCTAGTTATATCGCTTCTGATCAAATGGCCTTAACACCTGACGCGATCTACACCATGCTTGATGATCTAGCACCAAAAGCACTACTTAAAGCCAAAGATGAAGCAGCTGATATTCAAGCTCAAATCAAAGCCCAAGGTCATGCCTTTACTATGCAACCTTGGGATTGGGCGTTTTATGGTGAACAAGTGCGCCAAGCCAAATATGATTTAGATGAAGACCAAATCAAACCTTACTTTGAATACCATACAGTTTTAAAAGATGGCTTATTCTTTGCCATGGAAAAGCTCTACGGCATCACCTTTAAAACTCGTAAAGATTTACCGGTTTACCATCCTGATGTATCCACTTATGAAGTGTTCAATGAAGATGGCAGCTCAATCGGGCTATTCTACCTAGACCCTTATGCTAGAGAAGGCAAAAGAGGCGGGGCTTGGATGAGTTCATATATTACTCAAAACCATCTACAAAATAATAAACCTGTGATTTACAACGCGCTGAATATTCCTAAGCCCGCTACAGGTCAGCCAACCTTAATGACCTTTGACGAAGTCACCACTTTGTTCCATGAATTTGGTCATGCTGCTCATGGTTTGTTCTCTGATGTAAAATATCCAAGTTTAGCCGGTACGGCTACTGCCCGAGACTTCGTTGAATTTCCTTCACAGTTTAACGAAGATTGGGCCATAGAACCGAGTGTGATTGCTAACTACGCTAAACATTATCAAACAGGCGAACCTATTCCTAAAACGTTATTAACTAAAACCCTTAACGCCCTGAAATTTAATCAAGGTTTTGACACCACTGAATATCTGGCATCAGCACTACTAGATATGGAATGGCACTCAATATCTCCTGATACTGAAATAAAAGATGCTGGCGAGTTTGAAACAAATGCCTTAGCTAAACACGGCCTTGACTACGCCGCTGTGCCACCTCGCTATAAGTCAGCCTATTTTAGTCATGTATTTGCTGGAGGGTATTCAGCCAGTTATTACGCTTATATATGGACAGAAGTGTACGCTGCAGATGCATTTGCTTATGTACAAGAAAATGGCGGCTTAACTCGTAAAAATGGCGAAGCTTACAGAAAAACAGTCTTATCGATGGGTAACAGCCAAGACTTGATGACCAGTTATATCAATTTTCGTGGCCAACAACCTATAGTAGAGCCGCTATTAAAACGCCGCGGACTGCTTGATTAA
- a CDS encoding CotH kinase family protein, with amino-acid sequence MKQLPFVYLYLSIAVSSLVGCGSSDSATDTPVVEVPEESTPSTSSVIISEVVAKASDDGNDWIELYVREGPVDLSTLTLTDDDADREPQALPQITANTGEYIVIQAIDEESTPPEDGYYVTFKLGSDDAVTLFENGIQIAKLDWADGDAAEGYSYGLLTVDAGSAETLTPTPGEENEAAVIDSEEEVERDLIVNENAPLRINEVVAKDKEDGHDWIELFVTSSSSVNLSDYTISDQSSDLLALPDVTLYPGEFYRIYATTDVVTEYETVGFNLGSDDEIRLYQGDDLVDQIDWNKGQALIGFSYGRFPDGSDATKTLSPTPEETNLTVSHGPLVINEIMASDANGGDDWFELYNSGNQNIALVDYQVIDSSDDIDPVNLPDISLAPGEYLVVYAIDHENADYYVPFKLGKTDELSLLLNDETVDYIEWDDSDVAAGYSYGISPYVENESTELYSWTQQFLSPTLGLSNELATAFDPSVVTNLYVDISDANWESILASPLEEEYHETAITLNGITLDSVAIRTKGGSSLSSVARSSSDRYSFKVDINEYVDGQKFFGLKKFTLQNSFNDPSYMREVLTYDLMTELGVPAPQHAFVNLYINEELFGLYLMVEAVDGEFAEKHFANSNGDMYKPDGTGSDLVWINDNVASYSDINLKTNEETTDNGAFINFVEEINAGWTDSVDIDGLLRYMAVSTALSNLDSYQGTLAHNYYLYEQDGVFSLLPWDFNESFGTFSMGCRSDIRELYIDEPTSGAMANRPLINSVFAQQDNLDVYHDYIWQLVEGSLEENTFATRVAEIAAIIRTSVENDPTGFYGSAAFEQNLNSTSYGFYGLTDFVNYRVNNMVQQLNGYLPTAGTGNGFCGN; translated from the coding sequence ATGAAACAACTTCCTTTTGTATATCTATATTTGTCCATTGCAGTCAGCTCGTTAGTTGGCTGTGGCTCTAGTGATAGTGCCACCGATACTCCTGTAGTTGAAGTTCCCGAAGAAAGTACTCCAAGTACATCAAGTGTGATTATTAGTGAGGTGGTGGCTAAGGCTTCAGATGATGGCAATGACTGGATAGAACTGTATGTTCGCGAGGGGCCGGTTGACTTAAGTACTTTGACTCTCACCGATGATGACGCCGATAGAGAGCCTCAAGCTTTACCACAAATTACTGCAAATACCGGTGAGTATATTGTTATTCAAGCTATCGACGAAGAAAGTACGCCTCCCGAAGACGGTTATTACGTAACCTTTAAATTAGGCTCCGATGATGCAGTGACATTATTTGAAAATGGCATTCAAATCGCAAAACTAGACTGGGCTGATGGCGATGCAGCAGAGGGTTACAGTTATGGTTTGTTAACGGTTGATGCAGGCAGCGCCGAAACCTTAACACCTACCCCTGGTGAAGAAAATGAGGCTGCTGTTATTGACTCTGAAGAGGAAGTCGAAAGAGATCTAATCGTAAACGAGAATGCCCCCTTACGTATAAACGAAGTGGTAGCAAAAGATAAGGAAGATGGTCACGACTGGATTGAATTATTTGTCACCTCAAGCAGTAGTGTTAATTTATCAGACTACACAATTAGTGATCAAAGCAGTGATTTATTAGCTCTGCCAGACGTTACATTATACCCTGGCGAATTTTATCGTATTTACGCCACAACAGATGTAGTAACTGAATATGAAACGGTCGGGTTTAACCTAGGTAGCGATGATGAGATACGTTTGTATCAGGGTGATGATTTAGTTGATCAAATCGACTGGAACAAAGGTCAGGCTTTAATTGGTTTTAGTTATGGTCGTTTTCCAGACGGAAGTGATGCAACAAAAACCTTGAGCCCTACCCCTGAAGAAACAAATTTAACTGTTAGCCATGGCCCATTAGTAATTAATGAAATAATGGCTAGCGATGCAAATGGTGGTGACGATTGGTTTGAATTGTATAACAGTGGTAACCAAAATATAGCGTTAGTCGATTATCAAGTGATTGATAGTAGTGACGATATTGACCCAGTAAATTTACCAGACATATCTTTAGCGCCAGGAGAGTATTTGGTTGTTTATGCCATCGACCATGAAAACGCAGACTATTATGTGCCTTTTAAACTAGGTAAAACCGATGAGTTAAGTTTGCTACTCAATGATGAAACCGTAGATTATATCGAGTGGGATGACAGTGATGTTGCAGCTGGATACAGTTATGGTATTAGCCCGTATGTCGAAAATGAATCAACTGAGTTATATAGCTGGACCCAACAATTTTTAAGCCCAACTCTAGGTTTGAGCAATGAGCTAGCCACAGCCTTTGACCCTAGTGTTGTGACCAATTTATACGTAGATATCAGTGACGCTAATTGGGAAAGTATTCTAGCTAGTCCACTAGAAGAGGAGTATCACGAAACTGCTATAACCCTAAATGGTATTACCTTAGACAGTGTCGCCATTCGTACTAAAGGTGGTTCGAGTTTAAGCAGTGTAGCTCGTTCAAGTAGTGACCGTTATAGCTTTAAAGTTGATATTAACGAATACGTTGACGGACAAAAGTTTTTTGGTCTGAAAAAATTCACTTTGCAGAATTCTTTCAACGACCCGTCCTACATGCGAGAAGTGCTGACTTATGACTTAATGACTGAATTAGGCGTGCCTGCACCACAACATGCTTTTGTAAACCTTTATATAAACGAAGAGCTGTTCGGATTGTATCTTATGGTTGAAGCGGTTGATGGCGAGTTTGCCGAAAAACACTTCGCCAACAGTAATGGAGATATGTATAAGCCGGACGGTACCGGCAGTGACCTAGTATGGATTAATGACAATGTTGCCAGTTACAGTGACATCAACTTAAAAACTAATGAAGAGACTACAGACAACGGTGCCTTTATTAACTTTGTTGAAGAGATTAATGCAGGCTGGACGGATAGCGTAGATATAGATGGTTTGCTACGTTACATGGCGGTAAGTACTGCATTATCTAATCTTGATAGTTATCAAGGTACTCTGGCTCATAACTATTATTTGTATGAACAAGATGGCGTATTTAGTTTGCTGCCTTGGGATTTCAATGAGTCATTTGGCACCTTTAGTATGGGATGCCGGTCAGATATTCGTGAATTGTATATAGATGAGCCTACCAGTGGAGCCATGGCTAATCGTCCTTTGATCAATAGCGTGTTCGCGCAACAAGACAATTTGGATGTGTATCACGATTATATTTGGCAGTTAGTTGAAGGTTCGCTTGAGGAAAATACTTTTGCTACACGAGTGGCTGAAATTGCCGCAATAATTCGTACGTCTGTTGAGAATGACCCTACAGGTTTCTACGGTAGTGCGGCCTTTGAACAGAATCTGAATTCAACTAGTTATGGTTTTTACGGACTAACCGATTTTGTAAACTACCGCGTTAACAATATGGTTCAACAATTAAATGGATACTTACCTACTGCTGGCACAGGCAATGGATTTTGTGGTAATTAG
- a CDS encoding polyphosphate polymerase domain-containing protein → MASSSSPIISEISHRHSTPIVASINRIFENNQDEQINDIQLKDITENDELESLLNDFDSHGLDDLNNANLMSRVDSKFILPMSFLPVLLAGIRSQYSVLNINDKRVFKYHNYYFDTPEMRFYQDHHNGKLNRFKVRHRNYLDTNTQYLEVKFKNNQNRTIKTRIKLMGQPEQENKAQRKLCSQFIHQQMNRKFEDLIISQQGGYSRIALASEERAERLTLDFGLWFNGLQGGSDTSEKMALPGFFVAELKQNKRSKQSPAYQLLAANGFHPTSFSKYCIGCALIYGDSIKSNQFKKTLSRIQQFNFVVPTSQLWSH, encoded by the coding sequence ATGGCAAGCTCCAGTAGTCCAATAATCTCAGAAATAAGTCATAGGCATAGCACTCCTATAGTTGCATCAATTAATCGCATATTTGAGAATAATCAGGATGAACAAATTAATGACATTCAGCTTAAGGATATTACTGAAAATGACGAATTAGAGTCGTTACTAAACGATTTTGATAGTCACGGGTTAGATGACTTAAATAACGCTAATTTAATGAGCCGTGTAGACAGTAAGTTTATTCTGCCGATGTCTTTTTTGCCGGTATTGTTAGCCGGTATTCGGTCTCAATACAGTGTATTAAATATTAACGATAAGCGGGTTTTTAAATATCACAACTACTATTTTGATACACCTGAAATGCGTTTTTACCAAGATCATCACAACGGTAAACTGAACCGTTTTAAAGTGCGTCATAGAAATTATCTAGATACCAATACTCAGTATCTTGAAGTGAAATTTAAGAATAACCAAAACAGAACCATTAAAACTAGAATTAAGTTAATGGGCCAACCAGAACAAGAAAATAAAGCACAGAGAAAATTGTGTTCACAATTTATTCATCAACAGATGAACCGCAAGTTTGAAGACTTAATTATTAGCCAGCAAGGTGGTTATAGCCGTATTGCTTTAGCCAGTGAAGAAAGAGCCGAACGATTAACCTTAGATTTTGGTTTATGGTTTAATGGACTACAAGGGGGATCAGATACCTCTGAAAAAATGGCACTCCCGGGATTTTTTGTAGCGGAGCTAAAGCAAAATAAACGTTCCAAACAATCGCCCGCTTATCAGTTGTTAGCCGCCAATGGATTTCACCCTACTTCTTTCAGTAAATACTGTATTGGCTGTGCGCTAATTTATGGTGATTCAATAAAATCTAATCAATTTAAAAAAACATTATCACGTATTCAGCAATTTAATTTTGTTGTTCCAACCTCTCAACTTTGGAGTCATTAA
- a CDS encoding DUF4956 domain-containing protein: protein MTELDLNFIIRFLINIGSILVLCYGCYYRINKDAEVASSFVLFGVGIFIITRLLHGVDMSMEFAFGLFAVFTMLRYRTETISIKGMTYLFLVTGIALLTAVSAMPIIQIIILNAVLCFIAFMVDTKLLAGSHNTQFVTYERIENIKPEHRDKLIQDLCERTGLNVLSVSVLRIDFLRDTAELSIRYLPDNDEVKGFALRSEVL, encoded by the coding sequence ATGACTGAACTAGACCTCAATTTTATCATCCGTTTTTTAATTAATATCGGTTCAATACTAGTACTGTGTTATGGCTGCTATTACCGTATTAATAAAGACGCAGAGGTGGCCAGCTCGTTTGTGTTGTTTGGCGTAGGTATATTTATTATTACCCGTTTATTACACGGTGTAGACATGTCCATGGAATTTGCATTCGGGTTGTTTGCAGTGTTTACCATGCTGCGTTATCGCACCGAAACTATTTCTATAAAAGGCATGACCTACCTATTTTTAGTCACGGGTATTGCATTGCTTACCGCAGTGAGTGCAATGCCAATTATACAAATTATCATCCTTAATGCTGTTTTGTGTTTCATCGCATTTATGGTGGATACAAAGCTACTAGCTGGCTCTCATAACACTCAGTTTGTCACTTATGAGCGTATCGAAAATATCAAGCCAGAACACAGAGACAAGCTCATCCAAGACTTGTGTGAACGCACCGGATTAAACGTATTATCAGTGTCGGTATTACGTATAGATTTTTTACGTGACACTGCAGAACTCAGTATTCGGTATCTTCCCGACAACGACGAAGTGAAAGGTTTTGCTTTACGCTCAGAGGTGTTGTAG